A region of Anolis sagrei isolate rAnoSag1 chromosome 2, rAnoSag1.mat, whole genome shotgun sequence DNA encodes the following proteins:
- the MYL5 gene encoding myosin light chain 5, whose product MASRKTKKKEGGAKRAQRASSNVFSNFEQTQIQEFKEAFTLIDQNRDGFIDKEDLKDTYASLGKTNVKDDELESMLKEATGPINFTMFLNLFGEKLSGTDTEETILNAFKMFDPEAKGNINKDYIKRLMMSQGEKFSAEEIDQMFQSSPIDAAGNLDYKALCYTITHGDEKE is encoded by the exons ATG GCCAGCAGAAAAACCAAGAAGAAGGAAGGTGGCGCCAAACGGGCACAAAGAGCTTCTTCTAATGTCTTCTCCAACTTTGAACAGACACAGATTCAGGAGTTTAAGGAA GCTTTCACACTAATTGACCAGAACAGAGATGGCTTCATTGATAAAGAAGATTTAAAAGATACTTACGCGTCTTTAG GTAAAACAAATGTCAAAGATGATGAGTTGGAATCAATGCTTAAAGAAGCCACTGGTCCTATAAATTTTACAATGTTCTTGAACCTGTTTGGGGAAAAGTTAAGTG GTACGGACACTGAAGAAACCATACTAAACGCATTTAAAATGTTCGACCCAGAGGCTAAAGGAAACATTAATAAGGATTA CATCAAACGTTTAATGATGTCCCAAGGTGAAAAGTTTAGTGCTGAAGAG ATAGATCAGATGTTCCAAAGTTCTCCTATTGACGCTGCAGGAAACCTCGATTACAAGGCCCTCTGCTACACCATCACACACGGAGACGAAAAAGAGTAG